The genome window GCACAGAATTGGGACAGCTTAGATGGCCTGGCAAATGGTTACATGCGAATCCATTGTTCTGTTTCTGACTTGATCGATCATTGCAAAATGCTAATTATTGTTCTTAACCTCTTCACAGCATATTTGGGATTGTTCTGCATGTTAATGATAGAAGTACCTTGCTGAGAACATTGCTGAATTTCTTTTGTCAGGATTTGGAAAAAGTGGCCAAAGAAACTTCGACGAACAAGAAGTCTAAAACCGTGGGTGCAAGAAAGAAATAATTGGAAAATTCAGTCTGTGCTTAAACATAGCATCTTGTTGACTGAGCGGACGAGAACCATTTTGTTGGTTCGTATTTTGCCGATCCTATCTGCACTACGGTTTGGGCTTTTATGATACGACTCGGCCGAACCTGTTTACTAGTAGTTCTTAATGGTAGATGTAGTTATGTTAATTTATTAAATGTGTTTCATGGTTTATTTGTGCTTATTTGCTGGCATCTCTCTTCCGAGCTACGATATCATGGGACATCAGTGGTCAAGTGATCGCCTGCATTGCCGAGAGCTGCGGCTAAAAGGTATGCTGCCGTGGCTGGGCCTGTAGTACACCATTCATATTGCCACTTTAGTACTTAAAAGCATGCAAACTTTTGGGACGATAACTCGATGAGATGTTGGTATTGCTTTTTGCTGTCCTTTGCGCAGGAAAATACTATAAAGTTGACTTATTGTGCAAGCAATGTCCTCAAGAAAATACTATAAAGTTGCAAAGAATAAAAACAATTTATCTCTGTTTAATTACTAGCCCTAGTGACTAATTTTAATAGAAATCAACACCCCCTTCCCCCATCTGCTGATCAAAGGAACCATATGGATTTAATTACTAGCCCTCTAAGACTTTACTTTATATTATTTTCCTCATATTTATTGGACTTGCTTCTATACATAATATATGCAGTTACCTCGAGAAAATAATAGGAGCAGTAGTTTTTCTATTTCCAAAACCATCATGTTTTATCCTTTCCGAGTCGACCACAAGACGTCTATAATTAGTACTTTCAAGTTCCAAGGATTCTTGCGTGTCCAACCCTTCGGTTGTAGTTCAAGTATGTACCAAATTGTTTTAGCAAATGAATATTCCATCAATAAATGTTGCCGTTCATCACTTTCATCTTCACACACAACACACTTCCATTGGAATAATGCCCACTAAACTTAGCATTTAATAGGTAGATAGCCGATTAAAATACGTCGTCCAATCAAACACGTAAGCCTTAGCTATAACAAGAATATCCCAAAGCTCCAGAGAGACAGAGACATACTGATCCCTCAAATTGATTGATGCACTTTGCATCAAATTTCCAGATGTTTCATCGAGTCATCTTTAGTGAGGCGGTGAAGGTAAGCTGATGGCGTTATTATTCTTGAGCCACACGTAAGGGCCAGAAGTGGAAGTCCCCTACTGCGGTGGGTCCCATTCGCTCCCAACCACGTCATCACATGTTACGCTCCGCTCCTTGATCCTTTTCCCCGTCATCAATCCTTACGCGTACAGCGCGTCTGACGTTTGATTTTGTTTTATCTTTagtatttgttttatttttatttttattttactgcgTTGGCCTCAAGCTAACTCCATAAGCCAAGCAACTTCTCGGTCAGACAGTGTGTCCTTATGAGTAGTgcttttggagagagagagagagagagagggcggaaAGAGGCCTTCCGACGAAGCGTCAGTGGTGCGCTCACTCCCTCTTCCACCTTTCCGCTTCTGCAGAACCCTAGTCGTTCTTCTTCGATCGAGGAGAGGAGGATTCGTCACCATGTTCGGCTCCACCAACCGTACGCGTCCGATCACATTCTCTTCTTCCCGTGCTCGTATACGTTCTTTTAGGTCCTTTTTCTCTTCTGATTTTGGGTTCTGTCGGAGGGATTCTGATCGGGTTTCCAAAGATTACGCTACTTGCTCGCACCGACTCGTTCGAACCGGGTCAATGCCACATGATGTGAAGATTTCTTCTCAGAGTGATTCGGTGGGAGGATATCGTTCTTGATCGGTGGTGTTTTCGTGGGCTCGATTTGGTGGTAGTTTGATGGTGTATTGGTTTGTGTGCCCTTCCAATTCCTTGTAGGGTATGTTTGTAGGGTTCTCTAATTCTTGCTTTAGCTTGTACTGGTATGTCGATGCTCTGTTTGCCAGGCCGCCTTGTTCTCAAGAGTTCATATTGTGGCTCGCTTAATCGTCTTTGTGCTTTATTTAGCCTTCAGTTGCAAATTTTATTCTCTCTACCGTGGAGTTGTTTTATCTCTTGTTTTGATTTATGTTGTTATTTCTTCTCTAGTTCTGAaaaaatcatgcttaatttgcTGTGCAGCTTTCGCTCAGCCTTCTAGTCCATTTGGTTCCCAGTCAATGTTTGGGCAAACAAGCACCAGTAGCACTaatccgttttcccccaaaccgtTTGGAAGTCCAAATCCTTTTGGTTCACAGACAGGGAGTTCGATATTTGGTAGCACATCTACTGGTGTCTTTGGACAGCCTTCTACACCTGCATTTGGTGCTTCTCCGTCTCCGGCTTTTGGGAGTCCCATGCCTGCTTTTGGGGCATCGTCCACTCCTGCATTTGGcagttcttcctcttcctttggtGGTGAGTATATCTCGAACAGGCAATTATTAGTGTGGTCATAATCAAATCTTTTGGTATTGGTTATTAACTTTTTGATGCTTTTGATTTAATTCATGGAATCCTTCATAAATTTGTTTTTTGCTTGCTAGCTAACTTGGTGTTGTACATGTCAAGTTTAGCAAGTAATTTTCTACATGGTATTCCTAGTGCCTCTTTGGTTCAAGTATCTGAAGAAATAAGTGAGTTATTCTGAGAATAAGCTAATCGATGGTGCTGTTTATATCTGGATGTTCTGGGGAACGAATGGTGATCTTTGTTCTCCATTAGAAGAGGAAAAAGTAATTATGTCATTTAAGAGCTCGGTAGTCTGGTTGACTAGGACTCTTTACCAGATGATCCCAGTATTGAATCCTGCAGAAAAAGCTACCTTTGGGGGTTGTTACAAAGTAAATGCTTATTTACTCACTTTTTTTCTTTAGCCATTGGGCTTTAAGAATTAGGTCTCCCAGTGCATGCGTGACTAATATTTCTGCGCTAGCTTTTGATAGACTATTTGAAAAAAAACATAGCTTCATTCAAAAGGAGAATCTTAGTCTGGAATCTGGACACCTCTAAGGAACGTCAAATTTCATTTATTGTTTCTGGAGTCTCCGTCTTAAGACAGGTCTATGACTAATAAGATATTTGTTTTTAGTTAACAGCTAACACTCTTCATATAAAGATTTGATCTATATATTATGGGAATCTCATTGGTCTCTGTCTGTGCTTGTATTACGTGAATGCCACAGGCTTTGTTATATCATACAGTCTTCATTCGTGAAGTTCTCTTTTATTGCTGCTGATTGGACTGAAAATGTTTATTTGAGTAAGCTGGATTTTATATGATGTCATCGATCTATTTACAGATAAGTCTAGGTGAGATGATGATGAGGATCTAGCCTTTTCATGAGCAAGTTGTCATGTCCCAGCTCAATGAGAGAATTAATCCATTAATTTTATGAGCCTAGAACCATGTCACTGAAAATGTTAAAGCCTTGTCAATGGTACTAGGTCTGTTTAGCCATAGATACATTTGTGTTCATCCTGACACTTCCAATTTATGATTAAATTGGGATGTCACAACATCCGTCATTTAAGCCTTGATCTCTTGATTAAGCCTAACAAAATCAGTTCTGGTGGGTAGTACATGAGATCCAAAAACTAACTACATGTCATGATATGCTTGTAGCCATGTTAATGATTAGTCCTTTGTCTATTTGGATCACCTAATCATCCTAGTGCTAGGTGCTCTGGTACCCATTTTGACAACGCAGCTAAATGCGAGAGAATTGACTCATTAACTTGATGAGCCTAGAACCATATGATCCAAAATGTCCATATGCTAGTGTTAATGATAGTAATCTCATATAGTACGGTATACAACCATGTTCATCCTTTCACTTCAATGCGAGACTAGATCAGGGTGGGACTAAACCAGGGTGTCACACAACTAATTTCTTAGTCTTCAACAAGGCCTTGTGCTGATTAATACTTTGCTGGGAATACTATGTTTGGAGGATTGGTGCCTAGGTTATAACTCCATGAAAGTTCTGCACAATCTTAGTTTTGTTGATTTGGAGTTTTACCACATAACTGAGCATGCATTTGTGGAAGACTCTTGGGTGGTAATATTTGGCAGGAAGATCCAATGGATTCTCTTTAGATGACTGCTTTTATATTGATGATCTTTTATGTAAATACGTTGTAGCTGATTTGATACCACGGATTTTCATTGCAAGTCCTGTTAAATCTATACTCTTATATGTTATAGCCGGATACTTTCCAATTCATTTCATAGTGTGCCCTGTCAATACTGTCAGATATTTGTGTGCCATGTTCTCTGATATGAATCATAGTGCTTACAAGTGATAGGGTTTAATTATTTGCTTTTCTATTATTGTTCTGTGACTCTGTCGCAGGTCCTTCTTTGTTTGGGCAGAAGCCAGCTTTTGGGAGCTTTGGGTCATCTTCCAGTCTATCAAGTCCTTTTGGTAGTACATTTCAGCAGACACAACCAGCATATGGGAGCAACCTCTTTGGTTCTACCTCACCATTTGGTGCATCTAGTCAACCTGCATTTGGTGCTACTACTACCCCAGCTTTTGGCTCTGTGACCACCCCTTCTTTTGGTGCCACAACTTCACCAGCATTTGGTGCCCCAAGCATGCCCGCATTTGGTACTACAACTCCTTCATTTGGCTCAACATCGGCACCACTTTTTGGTACCACAGGAACTTCTTTTGGGGCTTCAAGTTCCCCAGCGTTTGGTTCAACAATGACACCATCTTTTGGAACTCCAACTACCCCTGTGTTTGGATCTTCAAGTACACCAGCATTTGGTGCATCTACTGCTCCCACGTTTGGGTCTCCTACGGTTTCTGCTTTTGGTGTATCCAGTGCTCCTTCTTTCAGTTTTGGTTCCACCGCTTCCTTTGGCCAGTCAGCATCTGCATTTGGAAGTACACCATTTGGAGTGTCACCATCTCCTTTTGGTGTTCAGAGTTCCCCATTTGGtaattctttttttccttctatcCAAAAAAATTATACTCCTTGAGGTCAGAATAACCTGAAAAGCATGTCTGTGTAGTAATTATTTTGAATTTCTTGTTTATATCCTATAGTGCTCTGGAGTACGTTTTTAAGTGTACTCATTTTTCAATGCCCTTCTCTTGCTCACCCTTTTGGATCCCTTCCTATTGGTATTCTTATCACTATTCTGAATTTTGTTCTCCCCTCGTGCTAATCTTTTGCAGGTGCTCAGGCGATGACACCAACATTTGGTAGCCCAGGTTTTGGACAGTCAGCATTTGGGGTTCAACCTGGAGGAACAAGAGTTGCAGCATACAGTCCAACACCTGACATTGATGGTGGCACTGGTAGTCAGCCTGCTGGCAAGCTGGAATCAGTATCGGCGATGCCTGCATATAAGGATAAGAGTCAAGAGGAATTACGATGGGAAGACTATCAACGTGGTGACAAAGGTAAGAACTAACCCTTTCAATGTGACTCTTTTCTCAGGGTATGGCGAACTTGCATAACTTCTATATTTGTCTGTTAGTAAAGCTAATATTTCTTTTTTCATATTATTGCACAACTCCAAAGTTCATGTTAACCGGGTGATATCTTTTTCTTCTGAAAACGGCAGTATAAGTGAGGTTCTGAATCTGTTTAAACAAAAAATTCTAAAGCTGAAAGTTCTGTAGGTAGCGCGACAACCCTAATTTGGCATGTAGATCAATTGCTTCCTTGTTTCCTGAGGCAAAAAAATTAGCATTTTGTGGCTCAAACTTTTGTTTCCTCGTGAGAATTTGGCTTTATGTATCTTTCTCTGGTAATTGTATGTCCTAAAGCATTCTTCATCCTGGTTGGGGCTATTCTCCATAACTATTGTTCTTCATTGTCTTAATGTTTATTTCTTTTCCCACAATTTTCTGCTTCTACTATTGACTTGGTCTTTTTTGTTTGTGATCTTATAGGGGGCCCAAATCCTTCTGGACAGCCTGTAGGGCCACTCAGTTTTTCTTCTCCATCTCAACCCAGCCCTTTTGGTTCAACCGGTGCATTTCACCAATCTGCTGCGAACCCCTTTTCCTCCACAGCACCTTCCAATCCTTTTGTTATTAAACCTCCTAGTTTTGCTTCATCTGGATTTGGTTCTACATCTACTTCACTTTTTAGCTCACCATTCACTACATCCTCATCAAGCCCTTTTGGTTCCACTTCTTCCACGGCTTCACTGTTTGGTGCCCCTACTGGTTCTGCATTTGGTGCAAGTTCAGCATCCTCACCTTTTGGTGGAGCAACAACTTCTGCCTTTGGTTCAACTTCACTTTTTGGCTCCTCATTATCAGGGTCAAGTTCTGCTTTTGGGACCGGCCTGGCCTTTGGCAACACTCAACCGTCTGGGTTATTCCAGTCTTCTGTTTCACCCTTTGGTCAGACATCATCACCTTTTGGGCCAAGTACTGGATTTCAGCAAACCTCCTCTGCTTTTGGATCAAATCTTTTCAGCACTCAATCCACTGGTTTTGGGGGGAGTTTATTCAGCAGTTCAACACCGTCACTGTTTCCTTCAAGTACTCCTGCTGGATTTGGTCAAACAGCTGTAAGTAATATTCAAGTTATGCTGGCTTGGTCAGATTTTGATATACATATTACATATACATGTATGCTTACATGTAATAAATTTTTATACTTGACTGGCTTGCATTATTCTGTAGTTGAACTTACTGCTTGTCTTTTACAGCCTTCTCTGCAGACACCTTTTCAATCGGTACCGGTAGCTCCAACATCAAGTTCATTTTCTTTTGCCAACTTTGGTCAGGCATATCCAAGTATGTTTGATGAGTTTTTCTTCTACTTGTTTTTGTTATGTATtgcatcttttttcttctttctggCATTTCAGCCTCTTCTGGTGGCTTTGGTGGCATTTCAAATATCTTCAATCAAGGCATCTTTGGACAGTCGTATGTTCCTTTTCTTCTGCTGTTCTTTTTTCTCCTCAGATTACCGCTTTATTATTGTTGTATTTAGTTTTTAGTTGCCATTCCCATGTAATTATGACTGTTTTGGTTCTTTATTCAAGAGTTTCTAGAATGGTACTAAGTAAAAGTGAATAGTAGCATATTGTGGTAAAATATGCTGTTAGCTGTTCTGAACATCTCTTATATATTGTTTACTACATTGGAAGTGAGAGTACCGGACAACAGTTCACTTTTCCTATCTTTTGTTCCAAATGCTCAAGCTAGTATGTGATGTTTAGTTGTTATCCAGTAAGGCAAATGAACAACCTGTGGGATGTTTTTTTTTCAAGGGACAGTATGTAAGGCTTCATGAAAATGCTGCTATTAGTCCTGTCTTATTTCCTAAGTACATGTTTTGACCTTTTCTGTCTATATCCTGTTCTTTGTCTATGAACC of Musa acuminata AAA Group cultivar baxijiao chromosome BXJ2-3, Cavendish_Baxijiao_AAA, whole genome shotgun sequence contains these proteins:
- the LOC135585406 gene encoding nuclear pore complex protein NUP98A-like isoform X4, with product MFGSTNPFAQPSSPFGSQSMFGQTSTSSTNPFSPKPFGSPNPFGSQTGSSIFGSTSTGVFGQPSTPAFGASPSPAFGSPMPAFGASSTPAFGSSSSSFGGPSLFGQKPAFGSFGSSSSLSSPFGSTFQQTQPAYGSNLFGSTSPFGASSQPAFGATTTPAFGSVTTPSFGATTSPAFGAPSMPAFGTTTPSFGSTSAPLFGTTGTSFGASSSPAFGSTMTPSFGTPTTPVFGSSSTPAFGASTAPTFGSPTVSAFGVSSAPSFSFGSTASFGQSASAFGSTPFGVSPSPFGVQSSPFGAQAMTPTFGSPGFGQSAFGVQPGGTRVAAYSPTPDIDGGTGSQPAGKLESVSAMPAYKDKSQEELRWEDYQRGDKGGPNPSGQPVGPLSFSSPSQPSPFGSTGAFHQSAANPFSSTAPSNPFVIKPPSFASSGFGSTSTSLFSSPFTTSSSSPFGSTSSTASLFGAPTGSAFGASSASSPFGGATTSAFGSTSLFGSSLSGSSSAFGTGLAFGNTQPSGLFQSSVSPFGQTSSPFGPSTGFQQTSSAFGSNLFSTQSTGFGGSLFSSSTPSLFPSSTPAGFGQTAPSLQTPFQSVPVAPTSSSFSFANFASSGGFGGISNIFNQGIFGQSASSQSNMVMQPAPVANPFGTLPAMPQMSIGRLGSTPSIQYGISSMPVADKPLPVRTSPLVVPRHRSQRSIRLPPRKYSPKTDGPRQVPFFSDDEDTLSTPKADALFIPRENPRSLIIHPKEQWPSRSSLGKESILKGGPINTANENGNVSEKPFAPTFKEPYAGDNDERGAENGHTREQIDMVMPLTEPLHETNRTDDDQLPKGTDSSYVKIYGQRPGEAATAYKHDAGMEALVPKLRHADYYTQPSIQELAAKELAEPGFCCHVRDFVVGRHGYGSIKFYGETDVRQLDLESIIQFNNREVIVYGDDSRKPPVGQGLNKPAEITLLNVKCMNKRTGQQYTEGPKVEKYKEMLTQKTQEQGAEFISFDPIKGEWKFKVIHFSCYGFLVDTEICRNRAGRS
- the LOC135585406 gene encoding nuclear pore complex protein NUP98A-like isoform X2; translated protein: MFGSTNPFAQPSSPFGSQSMFGQTSTSSTNPFSPKPFGSPNPFGSQTGSSIFGSTSTGVFGQPSTPAFGASPSPAFGSPMPAFGASSTPAFGSSSSSFGGPSLFGQKPAFGSFGSSSSLSSPFGSTFQQTQPAYGSNLFGSTSPFGASSQPAFGATTTPAFGSVTTPSFGATTSPAFGAPSMPAFGTTTPSFGSTSAPLFGTTGTSFGASSSPAFGSTMTPSFGTPTTPVFGSSSTPAFGASTAPTFGSPTVSAFGVSSAPSFSFGSTASFGQSASAFGSTPFGVSPSPFGVQSSPFGAQAMTPTFGSPGFGQSAFGVQPGGTRVAAYSPTPDIDGGTGSQPAGKLESVSAMPAYKDKSQEELRWEDYQRGDKGGPNPSGQPVGPLSFSSPSQPSPFGSTGAFHQSAANPFSSTAPSNPFVIKPPSFASSGFGSTSTSLFSSPFTTSSSSPFGSTSSTASLFGAPTGSAFGASSASSPFGGATTSAFGSTSLFGSSLSGSSSAFGTGLAFGNTQPSGLFQSSVSPFGQTSSPFGPSTGFQQTSSAFGSNLFSTQSTGFGGSLFSSSTPSLFPSSTPAGFGQTAPSLQTPFQSVPVAPTSSSFSFANFGQAYPTSSGGFGGISNIFNQGIFGQSASSQSNMVMQPAPVANPFGTLPAMPQMSIGRLGSTPSIQYGISSMPVADKPLPVRTSPLVVPRHRSQRSIRLPPRKYSPKTDGPRVPFFSDDEDTLSTPKADALFIPRENPRSLIIHPKEQWPSRSSLGKESILKGGPINTANENGNVSEKPFAPTFKEPYAGDNDERGAENGHTREQIDMVMPLTEPLHETNRTDDDQLPKGTDSSYVKIYGQRPGEAATAYKHDAGMEALVPKLRHADYYTQPSIQELAAKELAEPGFCCHVRDFVVGRHGYGSIKFYGETDVRQLDLESIIQFNNREVIVYGDDSRKPPVGQGLNKPAEITLLNVKCMNKRTGQQYTEGPKVEKYKEMLTQKTQEQGAEFISFDPIKGEWKFKVIHFSCYGFLVDTEICRNRAGRS
- the LOC135585406 gene encoding nuclear pore complex protein NUP98A-like isoform X5; translated protein: MFGQTSTSSTNPFSPKPFGSPNPFGSQTGSSIFGSTSTGVFGQPSTPAFGASPSPAFGSPMPAFGASSTPAFGSSSSSFGGPSLFGQKPAFGSFGSSSSLSSPFGSTFQQTQPAYGSNLFGSTSPFGASSQPAFGATTTPAFGSVTTPSFGATTSPAFGAPSMPAFGTTTPSFGSTSAPLFGTTGTSFGASSSPAFGSTMTPSFGTPTTPVFGSSSTPAFGASTAPTFGSPTVSAFGVSSAPSFSFGSTASFGQSASAFGSTPFGVSPSPFGVQSSPFGAQAMTPTFGSPGFGQSAFGVQPGGTRVAAYSPTPDIDGGTGSQPAGKLESVSAMPAYKDKSQEELRWEDYQRGDKGGPNPSGQPVGPLSFSSPSQPSPFGSTGAFHQSAANPFSSTAPSNPFVIKPPSFASSGFGSTSTSLFSSPFTTSSSSPFGSTSSTASLFGAPTGSAFGASSASSPFGGATTSAFGSTSLFGSSLSGSSSAFGTGLAFGNTQPSGLFQSSVSPFGQTSSPFGPSTGFQQTSSAFGSNLFSTQSTGFGGSLFSSSTPSLFPSSTPAGFGQTAPSLQTPFQSVPVAPTSSSFSFANFGQAYPTSSGGFGGISNIFNQGIFGQSASSQSNMVMQPAPVANPFGTLPAMPQMSIGRLGSTPSIQYGISSMPVADKPLPVRTSPLVVPRHRSQRSIRLPPRKYSPKTDGPRQVPFFSDDEDTLSTPKADALFIPRENPRSLIIHPKEQWPSRSSLGKESILKGGPINTANENGNVSEKPFAPTFKEPYAGDNDERGAENGHTREQIDMVMPLTEPLHETNRTDDDQLPKGTDSSYVKIYGQRPGEAATAYKHDAGMEALVPKLRHADYYTQPSIQELAAKELAEPGFCCHVRDFVVGRHGYGSIKFYGETDVRQLDLESIIQFNNREVIVYGDDSRKPPVGQGLNKPAEITLLNVKCMNKRTGQQYTEGPKVEKYKEMLTQKTQEQGAEFISFDPIKGEWKFKVIHFSCYGFLVDTEICRNRAGRS
- the LOC135585406 gene encoding nuclear pore complex protein NUP98A-like isoform X1, with translation MFGSTNPFAQPSSPFGSQSMFGQTSTSSTNPFSPKPFGSPNPFGSQTGSSIFGSTSTGVFGQPSTPAFGASPSPAFGSPMPAFGASSTPAFGSSSSSFGGPSLFGQKPAFGSFGSSSSLSSPFGSTFQQTQPAYGSNLFGSTSPFGASSQPAFGATTTPAFGSVTTPSFGATTSPAFGAPSMPAFGTTTPSFGSTSAPLFGTTGTSFGASSSPAFGSTMTPSFGTPTTPVFGSSSTPAFGASTAPTFGSPTVSAFGVSSAPSFSFGSTASFGQSASAFGSTPFGVSPSPFGVQSSPFGAQAMTPTFGSPGFGQSAFGVQPGGTRVAAYSPTPDIDGGTGSQPAGKLESVSAMPAYKDKSQEELRWEDYQRGDKGGPNPSGQPVGPLSFSSPSQPSPFGSTGAFHQSAANPFSSTAPSNPFVIKPPSFASSGFGSTSTSLFSSPFTTSSSSPFGSTSSTASLFGAPTGSAFGASSASSPFGGATTSAFGSTSLFGSSLSGSSSAFGTGLAFGNTQPSGLFQSSVSPFGQTSSPFGPSTGFQQTSSAFGSNLFSTQSTGFGGSLFSSSTPSLFPSSTPAGFGQTAPSLQTPFQSVPVAPTSSSFSFANFGQAYPTSSGGFGGISNIFNQGIFGQSASSQSNMVMQPAPVANPFGTLPAMPQMSIGRLGSTPSIQYGISSMPVADKPLPVRTSPLVVPRHRSQRSIRLPPRKYSPKTDGPRQVPFFSDDEDTLSTPKADALFIPRENPRSLIIHPKEQWPSRSSLGKESILKGGPINTANENGNVSEKPFAPTFKEPYAGDNDERGAENGHTREQIDMVMPLTEPLHETNRTDDDQLPKGTDSSYVKIYGQRPGEAATAYKHDAGMEALVPKLRHADYYTQPSIQELAAKELAEPGFCCHVRDFVVGRHGYGSIKFYGETDVRQLDLESIIQFNNREVIVYGDDSRKPPVGQGLNKPAEITLLNVKCMNKRTGQQYTEGPKVEKYKEMLTQKTQEQGAEFISFDPIKGEWKFKVIHFSCYGFLVDTEICRNRAGRS
- the LOC135585406 gene encoding nuclear pore complex protein NUP98A-like isoform X3: MFGSTNPFAQPSSPFGSQSMFGQTSTSSTNPFSPKPFGSPNPFGSQTGSSIFGSTSTGVFGQPSTPAFGASPSPAFGSPMPAFGASSTPAFGSSSSSFGGPSLFGQKPAFGSFGSSSSLSSPFGSTFQQTQPAYGSNLFGSTSPFGASSQPAFGATTTPAFGSVTTPSFGATTSPAFGAPSMPAFGTTTPSFGSTSAPLFGTTGTSFGASSSPAFGSTMTPSFGTPTTPVFGSSSTPAFGASTAPTFGSPTVSAFGVSSAPSFSFGSTASFGQSASAFGSTPFGVSPSPFGVQSSPFGAQAMTPTFGSPGFGQSAFGVQPGGTRVAAYSPTPDIDGGTGSQPAGKLESVSAMPAYKDKSQEELRWEDYQRGDKGGPNPSGQPVGPLSFSSPSQPSPFGSTGAFHQSAANPFSSTAPSNPFVIKPPSFASSGFGSTSTSLFSSPFTTSSSSPFGSTSSTASLFGAPTGSAFGASSASSPFGGATTSAFGSTSLFGSSLSGSSSAFGTGLAFGNTQPSGLFQSSVSPFGQTSSPFGPSTGFQQTSSAFGSNLFSTQSTGFGGSLFSSSTPSLFPSSTPAGFGQTATPFQSVPVAPTSSSFSFANFGQAYPTSSGGFGGISNIFNQGIFGQSASSQSNMVMQPAPVANPFGTLPAMPQMSIGRLGSTPSIQYGISSMPVADKPLPVRTSPLVVPRHRSQRSIRLPPRKYSPKTDGPRQVPFFSDDEDTLSTPKADALFIPRENPRSLIIHPKEQWPSRSSLGKESILKGGPINTANENGNVSEKPFAPTFKEPYAGDNDERGAENGHTREQIDMVMPLTEPLHETNRTDDDQLPKGTDSSYVKIYGQRPGEAATAYKHDAGMEALVPKLRHADYYTQPSIQELAAKELAEPGFCCHVRDFVVGRHGYGSIKFYGETDVRQLDLESIIQFNNREVIVYGDDSRKPPVGQGLNKPAEITLLNVKCMNKRTGQQYTEGPKVEKYKEMLTQKTQEQGAEFISFDPIKGEWKFKVIHFSCYGFLVDTEICRNRAGRS